The genomic stretch AAAATTCGCCTCCCGTATTATTAGGCGGCGGTGTCGGAGGAGCCGCCTGGCTGACGACGTAGAGAGAACCGGAGGCGAGGATGGTGAGCAGTAAGAACAATCGCAGTTTCATTGTTCCCGTTCCTTTGATTACAAATTTCGCGGATCCTGATTCACAGGGAATGAACAGGGCAGGAGTTCAGGTGAGAAGATTCCGGGATTTTTAAAGGAAATTCAGAATCTGACTATCAGTCTGAGGGGAGAACAGGCCAAAATCAAGTAAACCATGGTGATTCCCCGGGGATTCTCTGATTCTCACAGGGGAACGCCGGTCGTCATGCTTTCATTACGACGAATCTCCGAGTTTGTTGAATCGCGGTCCGTTCTTTTTTGAAAATCATTCGCACCAGGAACCTGCTGCCATGCTGAAATCTGTTACATCGATACTGCTGTTGTGCCTGCTCCTCTGTGACACGCTCCCACTTTCTGGAGCAGAGCCGAAAGAATCCCACCCGGTCCCCCGGACTGTAGCTCCCGGTGCCGAGTTAGAGGAAGAGTATGCTGCGAAAGCCTTCTTTGAGGGTCCCGTCTGGGATCCCGTGGGGAAGAAGTGGTACTTCACTTCGTTTGTGGACAAAGACACCAAGATCCTCCGTCTGGACGGGGAAGGGCAGGCGCGCATCTGGCTGGATAATACCAAAGGCATCAATGGTACCTATCTCTCCAACGAGGGGAACATGCTGGGAGCGCAGGCCTACGGTCAGCATGTGATGAGCTACGGCTTTGGTGAGTCGGGGCCGAGTGAGACAACCGTGATTGCCGCGAACCCGAAATGGAATCAGCCCAATGATGTCTGTCAGACTCCGAATGGAAATATCTATTTTACCGACCCGGATTTCAAGAACCGGAAAACGAGCGCTGTCTACGTCAGAACTACCGATGGTGCTGTGAAGAAAATCATTACCGAGATGCCGGTGCCGAACGGAATTATCGCGTCGAATGACGGCAAGACTTTGTATGTCGGCGACAGTCATGAGAAATTGTGGCGGAGCTATCCCATTCTGGAAGACGGCACCGTGGGTGAGGGCAAAGTCTTTTTCAATCCTGAGACCGCACGTCAGGATTCGCCCGACGGAATGAGCATCGATGCCGAAGGGAACCTGTATCTGTCAGGGCGGGGCGGTGTCTGGGTGGCGAGCCCTGAGGGGAAATCGCTGGGACTGATTCCCGTGCCTGTCTTCTGTTCGAACGTCAGCTTCGGCGGCGTGGATGGCAAGACTTTGCTGCTGACCTGCTCCAACAAGGTTTACAGCCTGAAAATGAAAGTACCCGGGGGCCAGTACCGCTGAGTGTAAAACAACACAGGGTGCTGCCTGGTGAGACAGCACCCTGTCGTCTGGTCTGATTTTTGATGCGGCCAGCGATTACAGAATCGCAGCGCCTTTGACGTCGATCCCTTTAAGGGTCATCTTCAGCTCTTCCACGTTCGGTGAAATTTCGAACGCGTCGGCACGACTGATGAACTCGCGGTCGATGAAGCCTTTGAGGCTGTCGTTGAACTGCTGCATCCCTTCGTCTTTACCGATCCGGATGGCGGCGGCCAGCTTTTCGTCCTGCTCTTCCAGTACCAGCTTACGCACGGTCGGGTTGAAAGTCATGATTTCCACAATTGGCACACGACCCGGTTTATCGACGATGGTTCTCAACAGTTTCTGGGCTACGATGGCACGCATGTTGAAGGCCAGCGAGCCGCGGAGTGCTTTGTGCATGTCCTGCGGGAAGAGGTCCAGAATACGGCCGATGCAGGAAGGAGCGTTGGATGCGTGAATTGTTCCAAACACAAGGTGCCCCGTTTCCGCAGCGTGGATCGCTGTCGAGAAGGTTTCCATGTCACGCATTTCCCCCACCAGCATGATGTCGGGGTCCTGACGCACGGCGTGTTTCATCGCGATTTCGAAGTCCTTCACATCGATCCCGACTTCACGCTGGTTGATCAGACACTTATTCTGGGTATACACAAATTCGATCGGGTCTTCGATCGTCAGAATGTGTTTGCGGTAGTGGTCGTTGACCCAGTTCAGCATGGAGGCGATCGTCGTACTTTTACCACTACCCGTCACCCCGGCCAGCAGAACCATGCCCTGGTCGAACTTACACAGCGACTCCATCACGGGGGGCAGATACAGCCCTTCGAAGTTGGGAATCGAGCGTTCAATTTTACGGGAGACCATGCCGGGAAAGCCGAGCTGAATAAACAGGTTCACACGGAAACGCCAGGCTTCGCCTTCATGCTCGACGACGTAGGAAAAGTCGGCTCCCCCTTCGTCGTGGAAGATTTTCTTGTTACGTTCATCCATCATGGGATTAAACAGTGCCATCATCTGATCACGGTCGATCGGATCCATCTGCAGTTCGCGGAGAGTACCCTTCACACGCAGGATGGGCGCTTTACCAACCTGCATGTGCAAGTCGGAACCGCCATGCTTGATCAGCTGGCGGAACACTTTATCAACTTCATTTTCAGCACGCCCGGTGATCGGGGAGATCTCTTTTGCTTTCGCAGGAACGGTTGTCGCCATTAACAAACTCCACTAATCTCATATTCGATTTCACTGCAAGAGCCTGCAGCATTGTTGACAGGAATGACTGTTCTGACATGTGGTCACGATTTCGGGCCAACAGGCCAAAATCTGTGGCTGCAGCAGAAGCCGCTATTACTATTTTGAAGACTCTCAAGGAACATGCAAGCTCCTTTTATCGTGATACCGGTAAATTTGTCACTCTGATAAGGCCACCGGTTGATCTGGAACGACTGTCGGTTACGACCGCGTGAGTGAAACTTCGCTTTTGAAACGGATCGGAATTCCCCGCTCAGCCAGGTAGTGTTTGGTTTCGTCAACAGGATGGGTGCCATAATGGAAAATACTGGCAGCCAGCGCTGCACTGGCTTTCCCTTCGGTTAAGATTTGATATAAGTGTTCAGGGCAGCCGGCACCACCACTGGCGACGACCGGAATGGAAACCGCTTCCGCGACGGCCTTGGTCATCGGTAAATCGTAGCCGTCTTTCGTGCCATCTGCGTCCATCGATGTGAGGACGATTTCCCCCGCACCCAGTTCTTCAACGCGTCTGGCCCACTCGATCGCTTCCAGTCCGGTGGGAACCCGTCCGCCGTTAACGTGTACTTCCCAGAATTCCTTTCCATCTTTCTCTACCCGCTTGGGATCGATATTCACCACGATACACTGGCTGCCGAATCGCAGGGCCGCCTCGCGGATCAGGTCCGGATTTTTCACAGCTGAAGAATTGATGGAAACCTTGTCACAGCCCGCATTCAGCAGGGCGCGAATGTCTTCCAGCGTGCGGATGCCCCCGCCGACGGTGAGTGGCATGAAGATGACTTCGGACGTGCGACGCACGATATCCAGGATGATGTCACGTTCTTCATGGCTGGCAGTAATATCCAGGAAGACCAGTTCGTCGGCCCCCTGTTCTTCGTAGCGGGCAGCAACCTCGACCGGATCGCCGGCGTCCTGCAGATTAACGAAGTTGACCCCTTTGACGACCCGTCCCGCATGCACATCGAGACACGGAATAATGCGTTTAGCCAGCATGAAATTACCTGGAATGATTCAGACAGTTGTGGTGGGAACTGACAGGTTTTGTTCCCGTTGCATTGTAGATTAAACGACTGTGCCCCGTTTCGGTAGCCTGCAGAAGCGAATAAGCCACTGACTCTCCAGTATCAGTTCTTTCTGAAACTGTCATCTCAGTGTTAAGGGTGGTGCTGATTCTCTGTCTTTATCCCACTCGTACGCTTTCGAGTAATCGCTGTTTCACGCCACGATAGCAGCAGATTTTCTAAACATACTATACAAACGACGGTTATCTGAATTTGTATAGATAAGAGATTGACAGGCTGAGTTCACGGTCTCTAAACTAAAACTTATTAATCATTTGTATATTAATGTACTGATGATTGATGTTGTCGTTCGGCGCTGCGGCAGTATGCCCCCGCGACTTCCTTTCATGAGATCTTTCGATCCGAAGCCGGGGCCTGGTGAATTCAATCAGGTCTCAGTTGTTCGACCGTCCTTTCATTTTCTTTATCTAAAAAAAGGAGCAAAGACATGAGACGTCATCAATGGCAGAGACGAGGTTTTACCCTGATTGAGTTGCTGGTGGTAATTGCCATCATCGCGATCCTGATTGCCCTGTTGCTACCGGCAGTCCAGCAGGCGCGCGAGGCGGCACGCAGAAGCACCTGTAAAAATAATCTAAAGCAGATGGGCCTGGCACTCCATAATTATCATGAAGCCTTTGGTTGTTTTCCTCCGGGACAGATTCGCGGCTGGAATGGTACTGTCGAACTGGGAAGCGGTGCTTCCTGGGGGGCCTTGATTCTTCCCTACATGGATCAGGCACCGCTGTACAACAAACTCAATTTTAACATCGGAATCTATGAGGGAACCAACAAAACCGCGATCAACGCTGTTTCTGGTTTAAGTATTGTGCTCTGTCCCAGTGATACCGACCGGGCTCCGACACGCAGTATTCACTCTTCGAGTACGCCCAACTATATGAGCTCAATTCCGAGCACCAGTTATTTCGGCAGCATCGGCGGTTTCCAGAACGGAGACAGTACAGATCCCCGGCTTTCCGGTGGCTTTTTCACCTATGATCGGGCACGGCCCACCAAGATCGCCTCCATCAGCGATGGGACCTCGAACACCATTGCTGTGGGTGAAAAGTCTTACCAGGTCTGGACCGGTGGCTCGTGGCTGGGCGTGCAACACAATACCTATCAGACTTCCAGCCCGGGGAATGATACCGCCTGCTGCCAGGACTGGTACCTGGGAGCGGGGATCTATCCGATGACCAACCAGCTCACTCCCGGTCTGGGCAGCCCGAACTGGCGGTATGGCAGTGTGCATACGGGCGGCGCGCATTTCCTGATGGCTGATGGAGCCGTCCGGTTCATTTCCGAAAACATTCAGCACATCGTTTCCACCCGCAGCGCTTCTACCTGTGCCACGAATAACTGTGGCTGTGAATGGAGCAATGACGCCAACGCTTGCGCGCCAGGTGCTCCAGGGGGCTGGAATGACAAAGCTTATCTCGGTAATCACTTTGGCATCTATCAGCGGCTGCATCACAGAAATGATGGATTGACCCTCGGCGATTTTTAATCAGGAACTGACTAAAACGAGGAGTACCTGTTTCGAAAGGAGAAACCATGCATCTGAAAAAAATCAAACGCAGCTGGAATCTGATTCCCCTGAGTCTGTTCTGTCTCTGTCTGTCGCTTTCAGCGTGTGCCGACAAAACGACTGCCGAATACACCCAGCCTGATCCCGGACTGAATGCTGAAGAGTCCAGCGCCCAGATGGATCAGGGGGGCAAATAGCAGACTTCGATCCTCGGAGCGTATCCGTTTTGCAGCAGATTCCGGAATGGCTCCTACAGTTAGCATGACGATTTGTCGGGGAGAGTGAGATGATCATTTCACTCTCCCCGCTGCTTTACCACCACAGACTCTCTGACCTCCATGCTGGTGATGTCATTCGCCACACACCCTCTCTCGATCTGTCGTCTTTGTTCTCTCAGCGCAGACAAACTTTTCCGGCTGCAGCGATCAGGTGTTTTGTCATACCAGATCGAACGCGCAGTGGTCAGCGTTAATTAGTATTCCATTCTAATTACCAAGATAATGCGCTGATCGGGATTGACTCCCTTTCCATTCAGGGTAACCTGAAAGTAATTCGAATCTCAGATGACTGGTGAATAGTTGATTCGAAGACCATCCATAACCCACCTTCGGGGCGCTCCTGAACTGTCGTTTCCACATAACACAGGACCGATTCCCTGACTACTGATTCCTCCATTACGCATTGCAAGCTTTTCCCCTGCGCTGAAATGAAATGCCTGCACTGACCGCCCCAGAAACGAGTCACCCTATGCTGCATAACGCTCCTGGCAAAAGCTTGATTTTTGTCTGGCTGCGACTTCATACCATTTCTTGATAGATCCGAGACTGGAGACCGACATGAAACATCGCACAACCTTGCGCGGTTTTACTCTGATTGAACTTTTGGTGGTGATTGCCATCATCGCGATTCTGATTGCCTTGTTACTCCCCGCTGTTCAACAGGCCCGGGAAGCAGCCCGTCGCTCTACCTGTAAAAATAACCTGAAGCAGATCGGACTGGCTCTGCATAACTATCACGACACTCACCAGCTCTTCCCGTATGCAACCGCGAACCCCGGTAACTGTATTCCGGCAGACTCGAATGCCACGATCACCAATCATACCGGCTGGCTCTACCTGCTCCCTTTCATGGATCAGGCAAACCTCTACAACCAGTTCAATTTCAGTGCGGCGACCGGGCAGCATAACAAAACTTCGAATACGCTGGCCGGCGGTAGCTCTATCACCACCGGGAATGCCCAGCTGGGAACGAACGTCATTCCAATTCTGCTCTGTCCCTCTGACGATGGCGGCTCAACCTACCCGGGAGCCGATACGAATTACGGCACCGGCGTAGCCAACTCGGCCCGCACCAGTTACGGGTTCAGTGTGACCACTGGTGAGTACTGGGGGGGCAGCTGTACCTACTGGGTAAATGAAAGCAAAACCAACCGCACCATGTTTGGTGCGAATTCGAAGTGCAAAATCCGCGATATCAAAGATGGAACCAGCAACACCGTTGCCGTTGCCGAGA from Gimesia chilikensis encodes the following:
- a CDS encoding SMP-30/gluconolactonase/LRE family protein, whose amino-acid sequence is MLKSVTSILLLCLLLCDTLPLSGAEPKESHPVPRTVAPGAELEEEYAAKAFFEGPVWDPVGKKWYFTSFVDKDTKILRLDGEGQARIWLDNTKGINGTYLSNEGNMLGAQAYGQHVMSYGFGESGPSETTVIAANPKWNQPNDVCQTPNGNIYFTDPDFKNRKTSAVYVRTTDGAVKKIITEMPVPNGIIASNDGKTLYVGDSHEKLWRSYPILEDGTVGEGKVFFNPETARQDSPDGMSIDAEGNLYLSGRGGVWVASPEGKSLGLIPVPVFCSNVSFGGVDGKTLLLTCSNKVYSLKMKVPGGQYR
- a CDS encoding type IV pilus twitching motility protein PilT — encoded protein: MATTVPAKAKEISPITGRAENEVDKVFRQLIKHGGSDLHMQVGKAPILRVKGTLRELQMDPIDRDQMMALFNPMMDERNKKIFHDEGGADFSYVVEHEGEAWRFRVNLFIQLGFPGMVSRKIERSIPNFEGLYLPPVMESLCKFDQGMVLLAGVTGSGKSTTIASMLNWVNDHYRKHILTIEDPIEFVYTQNKCLINQREVGIDVKDFEIAMKHAVRQDPDIMLVGEMRDMETFSTAIHAAETGHLVFGTIHASNAPSCIGRILDLFPQDMHKALRGSLAFNMRAIVAQKLLRTIVDKPGRVPIVEIMTFNPTVRKLVLEEQDEKLAAAIRIGKDEGMQQFNDSLKGFIDREFISRADAFEISPNVEELKMTLKGIDVKGAAIL
- the hisF gene encoding imidazole glycerol phosphate synthase subunit HisF; amino-acid sequence: MLAKRIIPCLDVHAGRVVKGVNFVNLQDAGDPVEVAARYEEQGADELVFLDITASHEERDIILDIVRRTSEVIFMPLTVGGGIRTLEDIRALLNAGCDKVSINSSAVKNPDLIREAALRFGSQCIVVNIDPKRVEKDGKEFWEVHVNGGRVPTGLEAIEWARRVEELGAGEIVLTSMDADGTKDGYDLPMTKAVAEAVSIPVVASGGAGCPEHLYQILTEGKASAALAASIFHYGTHPVDETKHYLAERGIPIRFKSEVSLTRS
- a CDS encoding DUF1559 domain-containing protein, which codes for MRRHQWQRRGFTLIELLVVIAIIAILIALLLPAVQQAREAARRSTCKNNLKQMGLALHNYHEAFGCFPPGQIRGWNGTVELGSGASWGALILPYMDQAPLYNKLNFNIGIYEGTNKTAINAVSGLSIVLCPSDTDRAPTRSIHSSSTPNYMSSIPSTSYFGSIGGFQNGDSTDPRLSGGFFTYDRARPTKIASISDGTSNTIAVGEKSYQVWTGGSWLGVQHNTYQTSSPGNDTACCQDWYLGAGIYPMTNQLTPGLGSPNWRYGSVHTGGAHFLMADGAVRFISENIQHIVSTRSASTCATNNCGCEWSNDANACAPGAPGGWNDKAYLGNHFGIYQRLHHRNDGLTLGDF
- a CDS encoding DUF1559 domain-containing protein, with product MKHRTTLRGFTLIELLVVIAIIAILIALLLPAVQQAREAARRSTCKNNLKQIGLALHNYHDTHQLFPYATANPGNCIPADSNATITNHTGWLYLLPFMDQANLYNQFNFSAATGQHNKTSNTLAGGSSITTGNAQLGTNVIPILLCPSDDGGSTYPGADTNYGTGVANSARTSYGFSVTTGEYWGGSCTYWVNESKTNRTMFGANSKCKIRDIKDGTSNTVAVAETTLDVDDGECQIWAASSHVGMGVMLKASRGINEFRCCTWRTPPNAQFQPGRLGEWGEPGSTHTGGMHVLLADGAVRFISENIDTNTRLNLANISDGNPLGEF